The stretch of DNA AGCTGATTGACCCCTCTCCCCCAGTCCCCCCCGcccctcccccaccacacacacacacacacacacacacatcttcccTCCCCGCCGAAGATGGATCTAACGAAAGACACTACGGTCATCACAGACAGCGACAGGGGCGTCTTATCGGATGACTCCTCAACCCGTGTCCTGACTGGCTGTTTCCTCTCGCTGCTCATCCTCTCCACGTTGCTCGGCAACATCCTTGTGTGTGCCGCCGTCACCAAGTGCCGTCACCTGCGTTCCAAAGTCACCAACTTCTTTGTGATCTCGTTGGCCGTCTCCGACCTCCTGGTCGCTGTCCTGGTGATGCCGTGGAAGGCCGTGATGGAGGTCGCAGGGTTCTGGCCGTTTGGCTCCTTCTGCGACACTTGGGTGGCGTTCGACATCATGTGCTCCACGGCGTCCATCTTGAACCTGTGTGTGATCAGCGTGGACCGTTACTGGGCAATATCCAGCCCGTTCTGCTATGAGAGGAAGATGACTCCTAAAGTGGCGTTTGTGATGATCAGCGTGGCCTGGAcgctctctgtcctcatctccttCATCCCCGTCCAGCTCAGCTGGCACAATGCCCAGACCTttacctctacctccatcactacccACACAACCACCCCCTACAGCCTCCAGCCCCCCCCAGACTCCTCTAACCCTGTTGGGGATAACAACACACATCAGCTCCCCCAGGACTGGGACAACTGTCACTTCAGCTTGAACCGGACCTACGccatctctacctctctgatCAGCTTCTATATCCCAGTGATCATCATGGTGGCCATCTACACCCAAATCTACCGCATCACTCACCGTCAGATCAGATGCATCGCCACCCTAGAAAGGGCCGCAGAGAGCGCCAAGAACCGACAGAACAGTATGGGTGGAGGTGGATCCAGCATATCTGAATCAGAGAGCTCGTTCAAGATGACGTTCAAACGGGAGACAAAGGTCCTGAAGACGCTGACTCTGATCGTGGGCGTGTTCGTGTGCTGCTGGCTGCCCTTCTTCATCCTGAACTGCATGGTGCCGTTCTGTGAGCCGTCGCCCCGCGGTGCCACGGACTCCTTCACCTGTATCAGCCCcactatgtttgatgtgtttgtgtGGTTGGGCTGGGCCAACTCTTCCATCAACCCCGTCATATACGCCTTCAACCCAGACTTCCGTAAGGCCTTCTCTATCCTCCTGGGCTGCAACAGACTCTGTCCCGGAGATCACAGCATGTCTCAATAAGAAATGAGCTCAGAGCTTCAGAACTCCCAGTGGTAATACAACATCTGCTGAGACACTGGTCTCAGAAGAGGATCTACAGGACCAGAAGAGGATCTACAGGACCAGAAGAGGATCTACAGGACCAGAAGAGGATCTACAGGACCAGAAGAGGATCTACAGGACCAGAAGAGGATCTACAGGACCAGAAGAGGATCTACAAGACCAGAAGAGGATCTACAGGACCAGAAGAGGATCTACAAGACCAGAAGAGGATCTACAGGACCAGAAGACAATCTACAGGACCAGAAGAGGATCTACAGGAACAGAAGAGGATCTACAGGACCAGAAGACAATCTACAGGACCAGAAGAGGATCTACAGGACCAGATGAGGATCTACAGGAACAGAAGAGGATCTACAGGACCAGAAGAGGATCTACAGGACCAGAACAGGATCTACAGGAACAGAAGAGGATCTACAGGACCAGAAGAGGATCTACAGGACCAGAACAGGATCTACAGGAACAGAAGAGGATCTACAGGACCAGAAGAGGATCTACAGGACCAGAAGAGGATCTACAGGAACAGAAGAGGATCTACAGGACCAGAACAGGATCTACAGGAACAGAAGAGGATCTACAGGACCAGAACAGGATCTACAGGACCAGAACAGGATCTACAGGACCAGAAGAGGATCTACAGGAACAGAAGAGGATCTGCAGGACCAGAACAGGATCTACAGGACCAGAACAGGATCTACAGGACCAGCTGTCATGGAACAACAGAGACCCATGGCATGCCATCATCTGATGCATTGTATCGCCATAAGCAAGAAGAGTAAGCATTACAACCTTGGTGTAAAAGGTTTGATGTTGTCATTGTGGGTGATCATGCAGTGTGATCTAAATTGGCGCTGCAATAAGAGATGAGCGACACTGTGCAGGGAATGCGGTAAGTCTAGTGATACAGTGTCTCTATAGAGTAGATACTACAGTGAGTCAGGGCCCCAGACTTGACTCTGGTCCAGTGAGTCCAGTGACTGCAGATGACAGTAGAGATGAAAAAGGGATGTGACATTAAGACTGTGTGTGACagagtacaggaggagagagagcagtgcTAACGATTCTCCGGGACTGATAATCCACAGACTGGGCAggcaacacgcacgcacacacacacgcacgcgcacgcacgcacgcacgcacatgcacgcacgcacgcacgcacgcacacacacacacacacagacacacacacacacacacacacactgtgaccgCTACAGATCTCAAATGTCATAGGGGTTTAAGACTCAAACCAAATCATATTTATGTATGAACATAAACATGTGAATTTATCCACAAGTGACTTAGAAACTGCTCTACTGAAGCAGCTAGAAAGATTTCAGACTGTCCAATAGAGATTTACATTGTGTGCATTATTGTGAATTTAACAGAACTTTAAAAAACAGGGACACTTTATTCGAAAAGTGAAGAGATGTAATACAATACTTCAAgaaaaaatgttattttttacaATGTGTTCTCTTACAAACAGTAACTTTGAGTGTTGTTAAAGTCCATACAAATACTGCCATTGTTTTAATTGATGGGGGACACCAAATTATGGTCAACTGAATAATCTTTCTAATGATGCAATGAAATTCAAAAAGCGTAAGGCTTTTTCATAACAAACATCAATTTAATTTGGAAGACCATTTTCAATCCCCCTCCATAGTGTTTTACCCTATTAATGAGCTACTCATCTTGCACTGTGTGTGGCTTTTCCAAAGCAATGCCAGGTGactcaacaagctctcacagtctcactgcagaatgaGACGTTCAGCCATATTCTCCAAATTAcacattttgaagtgtttttgTAGCTCTTGCTGCTCTGGTTCCATTTCTCCAAATGTCAACTTTCAAAGttaaaggttaagtttaggcactcattccaaatggttaaggtaagggttaaggtttgggatagggtaaaaacatttgtttttaattGCCTCAACAACTGGGATCAAACACGCAACATTCTGATCCAGAGTCATGAGTCATGTGATTGCGGCCATTTGCCACCCCTGTCCAAGACCCTAGCAAAActcaagtctgtctgtctctctgggtccATCTCAAGTGGCATCCTGTTCCCTAtaaagtctgtctgtctctctggttccaTCTCAAGTGACACCCTAGCAAAActcaagtctgtctgtctctctgggtccATCTCAAGTGGCATCCTGTTCCCTAtaaagtctgtctgtctctctgggtccATCTCAAGTGACATCCTGTTCCCTAtaaagtctgtctgtctctctgggtccATCTGAAGTGGCATCCTGTTCCCTAtaaagtctgtctgtctctctgggtccATCTCAAGTGGCATTCTGTTCCCTAtaaagtctgtctctctctctggttccatCTGGAGTGGCAGCCTGTTCCCTATAAAGTGGTATACCTTTTATCAGGACCCATAAGGTGCAATTAGGGatgcagcctctctctctctgtgtctctctctctctctctctctctctctctctctctctctatgtctctctctctctctctctctctctctctctctctctctgtctctctctctctctctctctctctctctctctcgctctctctctctctctctctctctctctctctctttaaggggctttattggcatgggaaacatatgttaacattgccaaagcaagtgcaaTAGATAATAAACCAAAGTGAATTAAACAATACAACATTTATAGTAAACATTACagtcacagaagttccaaaagaataaagacattacaaatgtcatattatgtatatatacagtgttgtaacgatgtacaaatagttcaagtacaaaaggcaaaataaataaacataaatatgggttgtatttacaatggtgtttgttcttcactggttgcccttttcttgtggcaaccggtcacaaatcttgctgctgtgatggaacactgtggtatttcacccagtagatataggagtttatcaaaatgtgattttgttttctaattctttgtgggtctgtgtaatctgagggaaatatgtgtctctaatatggtggTACATtttgcaggaggttaggaagcgcAACACCCTAGCAAAACTCAAGtttacttgatggtaatagcgttcactgttgcccctagtggctggttttGTAGGCAATTCTCGTCATCCTCAAGACATGGATAGATGTCCAATCTTGAACGATCTCCCTGGGTGGCCAGCTATTACATAGTCATATGAGGAATATTTTTGTCATGTCTGAATTTCTCATTAAAAGTTTCCCCTTAATTATCTGGAGGGGAAACTAATTTAAGCAATCGACCGTGTGATTGTCATGAAACCGACATGGAGCCAAGAAAGaaagtgtgtgtcccaaatgacaccctattccctataccgtatagtgcattacttttgaccatgaCCCCTCATGGGTCtctagtataaagtagtgcactataacgggaataggatgccatttgtttATTACCTCTCTGAAAGCAATAGCTGTTATCTGGACTGGAAGCATCTCATTGTAGATCCTATAAcaactatgtgtctgtgtgccagTAGACATCTATGCTTTCTGAATAAATATTATAGGTGTGTTTTCATTTTCATCATATGGCATCTATCTGTGTTATGTTAATGATGACCAAGGCCTATGCCTGATCCACGCTGAATAGAAGTTCAGGGAAGTAGCTTTGTCCAAGCAAGAATGGCCCATAGGGCAGgtgcctatctcctgtttctgtagcgtgaggcagcttgttgtaccaccccctggacagggccgctagtctatctcctgtttctgtagcgtgaggcagcttgttGTACCACCCCCTGGACTGGGccgctagtctatctcctgtttctgtagcgtgaggcagcttgttGTACCACTCCCTGGACAGGGccgctagtctatctcctgtttctgtagcgtgaggcagcttgttgtaccaccccctggacagggccgctagtctatctcctgtttctgtagcgtgaggcagcttgttgtaccaccccctggacagggccgctagtctatctcctgtttctgtagcgtgaggcagcttgttGTACCACCCCCTGGACTGGGccgctagtctatctcctgtttctgtagcgtgaggcagcttgttgtaccaccccctggacagggccgCTAGTCTTTTGCAGGGCTTTACCCCCATTTCATCTTCCTCGTCATCTCTAGTGAATAGTGTGGATCACTGAATAAGAGCAATAGTCAATAGTCACCAGAACAACATTCACTTTGGGTTCCAGGTTAGTCACTCTGAAGTTAATGTCATACCTCCAATGTTATTAAACCTGACGAGAGGAGCGCTCTGTCTCTCAGCCAAAGCCTCTCTCATATTGTACTgtagaatacacacacacgcacacacacacacacacacacacacacacacacacacacacacacacacacacacacacacacacacacacacacacacacacacacacacacacacacacacacacacacacacacacacacacagcggagcACAGTTCTGCAGTGGGATGACAGTGTTGTGCAGTGTCCTGATGTACGTTCAGTACTGCCCTTGCCTCAGTGTCAGCAGAATGTCCTGAAGCATGCTGGGGGCTGTATTAGAGGGACACAGCAAGGGGACAGCAATTAATGTGACTGACATCATTCAGAGTGATGGCTGGGGCCCTGAACTGAActagtgggggagggagggagggtgggagggatggaggagggagggagggaggggagtaggGTGGGAGGCAGGCAGGGTGGGAGAGACATATTGATGATGAGGAcacctgtttctgtctgtctctctgggtccATCTCAAGCGGCATCGTGTTCCCTATAAAGTGCTCTACCTTTTACCAGAACCCATAAGGTGCAATTAGGGaagcatcctctctctctctctctctctctctctctctctctctctctctctctctctctctctctctctctctctctctctctctctctctctctctctctctctctctctctctctctctctctctctctctctctctctctctctctctctctctctctctctctctctctctctctctctctctctctctctacggggcTCTCTCTCTGGCATTTTGGcatgaaacatatgttaacattgccaaagcaagtgcaatagataataaaccaaagtgaattaaacaatacaaaatttacagtaa from Salvelinus fontinalis isolate EN_2023a chromosome 29, ASM2944872v1, whole genome shotgun sequence encodes:
- the LOC129827376 gene encoding D(1) dopamine receptor-like; its protein translation is MDLTKDTTVITDSDRGVLSDDSSTRVLTGCFLSLLILSTLLGNILVCAAVTKCRHLRSKVTNFFVISLAVSDLLVAVLVMPWKAVMEVAGFWPFGSFCDTWVAFDIMCSTASILNLCVISVDRYWAISSPFCYERKMTPKVAFVMISVAWTLSVLISFIPVQLSWHNAQTFTSTSITTHTTTPYSLQPPPDSSNPVGDNNTHQLPQDWDNCHFSLNRTYAISTSLISFYIPVIIMVAIYTQIYRITHRQIRCIATLERAAESAKNRQNSMGGGGSSISESESSFKMTFKRETKVLKTLTLIVGVFVCCWLPFFILNCMVPFCEPSPRGATDSFTCISPTMFDVFVWLGWANSSINPVIYAFNPDFRKAFSILLGCNRLCPGDHSMSQ